A stretch of DNA from Carya illinoinensis cultivar Pawnee chromosome 12, C.illinoinensisPawnee_v1, whole genome shotgun sequence:
TGAAAGCAAGGAGTTCTTGGTCCAGGCAATAAGGGCAAGGGAAGCACTGTTGCTAAGAAGGCACACCAATCCAAAAGCTGAAAGATCTCCCTTGGAGGTAAGTTCATGCATCTTTGGCATTTCTCAAGTTTTTTCATTGTATCTCATTATTAATCCCTTGAGTAGAATCAATGTCTGTGCTATGCTGCCTATAATCTAGATTCCTTGCTGGGTATAAATGAAACTACATATCACATAATGCATTGTCATTGAATTGGTTCAGATCCAACACCTCACCAATTTATCCACCTCATTCCCAGCTCATCACATGGTCATGGCATTAAATGGCATTATATTTGTAGATGATATGGACTCTGTAAGTATAAAGTTTATTGTgcattagtttaagatatttttgcAAGACAAAAATATCAAGGTGGTAAATAATTGACACTGAATTGTGATCAAGTAGGAGAATGATATAAGATGGTCTCCTTCAAAATTGAGTGAGACTTGacttaaaaattaattactccagagttgaaagaaaaattgatttttgaaaAGATTGCCAACTTCAGCAGTGGCTCCAGCAGTCATGTTGGTGGTGCAGTAACGGTTCAGATCAATAGATTGGAAGACTTCATGATTTTCTACCAGTCTTTGGAGTGCCAGGGGAGCAAGAAAAACATAGAGGAGAGTGAGAGAAGCAGCATACCTTTTTGAGAGTGACGGAGAAAATTGCATTGCTTTTTTATAGTCACTAGATCACTTTCTCtctccttataaaaaaaaaaatctctttgtaACTATTGCTCCTACATAGTTGTGGTATTCTTTGTATTGAAcatggctttgcctattctttaattaatattctttgtttacttattaaaaaaaaaaaaaattctctttcTAGCTACATGTAGCATTTTCCTGTTTAAAAAGGCAGACTCGCAATGGGAGGGGAGCCTCTCCCACATTAATTTTCCACGTTCTATTCAGATAGATACACTTTAATGCTATtagtaatgaataaaacttcAGGAATGaactaataaaaacataaatattaaaaaattgtaatgctACGTCTCAACTCAGTTTTTTGGAGTTCTctcctagtttttttttttttttaaatgtcggGGAACCTTTTCAAGGCAGGGCACTTCGGACTTACCCCTGCAAAGTAAACCCAGGTCCCATACACCGTACCCTCAGAAATTTCCCTACACGGAATTGGTACTGGTTAAATCGCTAGtttttcaccagggggtgtggccccaaaggattgtttacacccatgaggtgttgaaccaagtgataccccaagaccaagtccttcaccacttgggccaacccctcgGGGTTCTCTCTTCTAGTTATTCTTTTCCAATTTGTACAAGGTGACCGCATTCTCTGGGTTTGCATTTACCTTTTAGATTGTTTTTTGGCATGTCTATCAATGTACAATTTTCCTTGATTTCGTATAGCTCTTATAGATTTAATCTCTTCATTATTCATTATCAGTTGGATGGCATTATGTTTTATATGGTGTCAAACTTTAATTGAAGAATATCTATGGAGGTGTTATGATCATATATGGCCTTGAAAACTCAATAGCTTTCTATTTCACTTTTATCTCAAAATGGTGCTCTTTATACATACTTTTTCACTTTTGTTGTTAAAGATATCACCGTCTCAATACTTTTTCTCATTGGTAACAAACATTCATTGCAATTTTTGATTGGACTAGAGGCCTATGCTGTATTGACCCATATGATATTCATTTCTACTCGATGAAATCTTATTCTTATTGTTTGAGGCTGGCTCATCGATTTCTGATGTCAATATGTTTCATTCTTCTGTGGTCAAGCTATAAATTACAGAGCCCCTCATGGTTTAAAGTGACCTCTAGCCCCCATGTGGTAAGgatcaaaatgaaaatttgattttatagatCTTTTAAAATGTTTCAtatgttctgttttttttttttttccctccgaCTCCtagtagaaataagaaagacaATGTGAAAAATCAGTGCAGCGCATATGTATTGGCTAGTGGAGAAGACTGGCCAATCCACTCTCCTTGCAACTGTAGTGTACATATCACCAAGAGCTTTTCTCACAATTAAAGCTGTACATATCTTCCCAGATCCAAACCACAACCTTGTGAACACATAAGCAAATTAACTACGGTAAAATCCACTAGCTCCACCCTCATTTCTCACACATCATCAAAATAGATATCTCACAACGGCCCTTCCTAGAGATCAAAAAATTTGAGGAGACCAGtattctatccaaaatatcatCCGTGCCAAAAATCCCAATGCAAAATATTGTTGAACATTTTCCAGTTCATGGGATAAATTCAGGAAAAAAACATATACATTAGGAAGGGAATAATGCAGTCATACTTGGAACCCAATTCCGGCTTATGCATGTATTTGGCTCCACAACATCAAGTCCCTTCCCCCTCCtcccctcttctctctctctctctctctctctctctctctctctctctctctctctctctctctcattaagGGGAATGTTTGCTATCCTTTATGCATATTGGCTTAAATTCCTGATCTCTATGAGGTCTTTCCAAAGCCTCCAAATACTGTGATTTTCATGATCACCAATCTTCTTTGCTACTAAGACTGATTCGTGTCATCTTTGGTGTCAGATAGATCAAGTGTGCAATTTTGAGCTGGTTTTTTATGCTTAGTTTTTCTGGATAAAGGAGATATgagttttttctctcattttccaaagcACCCATCCCTCACCTtcctagcattttttttttttttaaattaaagccAGAAAGATGGAAACTACTAAGATAATGTCTTGCATCTTGGTCGTAAggttaaaaataacatttttttcaatattattgttgTGTGCTTGTTGCTTAGCCTGTAGAACATTAACAAATGCTGGTAATAGGATATATGAAGACCGAAACGGAAGTAAACGGATTCTTAACGTGTAACTTTTAGCTATCAAGAAAAGGGTTCGTGATGAAGACTTTGGTAGGAGCTCTATTGTTTGGCTATCAAATTAATTCTCTTTTGTCAATCTTATACTTTGATAATGGTCTGAAATTGCAGAAGAAGATCAAGATGCACCCATCTATGTATGAGGATGGTAGTGCTCCTCGTCACCATTCTACTGAGAGGTTAAGAAGCAGCGAAAGGCTTCCCACTTTGGTGAAATGTCATGCATATTCTTTTTGCAATTCCTGTTCAGCCACCCAAAGTAAATTGAGCCCATGCAAGATAGAGTTGGATAATGGCCCCAAGGATGAAAAACCTGTTATTGATGCCACATCCACCACGAACACAACACATGGGGATGATTCTCTCCAAAAGCAAGTTCGTGTGGATTCTCACCTCCAAGCTGAGGTCCCTGAATGGACTGGTGTGGTTCCAGAGAGTGACTCTAAGTGGCTAGGGACATGTGTTTGGCCTTTGGAACATGAAAAGCATAATGCCACTATTGAAAAAGATCCCATTGGGAGGGGAAGGCCTGAATTATGTGGCTGTCGACTCCCAGGATCTGTTGAATGTGTTAGATTTCACATAGCTGAGAAGAGGATGACATTGAAGCTTCAGCTGGGCTCAGCGTTTTATCATTGGAGATTTCATCATATGGGTGAGGAAATCTCACTTCGGTGGACAGCTGTTGAAGAACAGAGATTTAAGGATATGGTAAGGTCAAATCATTGGGAAGATGCATTTAGGCGCTTTCGAGGGAAGACAAGGGAAAACTTGGTGAGCTATTACTTCAATGTATTTCTTGTCCAGCGTAGAAGTTATCAGAATCGTGTGACCCCTAATAATATTGACAGTGATGATGATGAATCAGAGTTTGGATCATTAAGTGGAGGTTTTGGGCACGAAGCAGTTAAGGTTCCAAGATTCAGTTTTCTAGAGTGTTCTGATAATAAGCAATGCACTGATTTTGAGTAGATAAAAATGTGGAGTTGGATTTCATCACTGTGTTCAGAGGTTTGGTTTGACCCTTAATGGTGAACCATATGACTTTGTAAAATACTATTCCTCATATTTACTTACTGATACAGCTTCTCTGTCGTTGAAATTTTGGTGAGATAAGATTATCACATTGAAATGTGATGCAATTTTGATGACAAAATTAGTGGGTTTCTTGATCAAGTATCTTTGGTTGCTAAAGTACCAGTTCACAAAAGTTGTACTGTTGTTCTGGATGCGGCATTGTGAACACTTTAAACCCATTACCTAAAACTCGGAATACCCATTCATTTCAATAGACAGGGAAAGAGAGAGTAAGAGAGGCAGTGGTTCAAATTCAAGCTGTGTGAATTGGTCCCCCAAAATTTCATGTGGTGTTCTATATTGTGAATTCTTTACATCCTGGTTCAAAGTTGTGGTGGTTCTTGGCAGAGATACTGCAATCAATGACATAATTCATAACGCAGATATTGTGGAACAATGAGGCTTACCACATGATTAGGCAATGTTGTTACctgtttcatcatttttttctccAAAAGGATAGATTATGCTTGTTCTAAGCAAAGACTCcaacaatttaaattataaCCCCATTAccgaaagtgaagaaaaattatattctcaagACAGTCTAGTGTATAGAACACACTTGGTAAAGtgtttatataacataatttaatttgaaagataaattttaaaatttaaattttacaaataaaatattattatttaattgatgagTTCTGATATGTATAGTCAATTTTACGTACTCTTTATGCACTCTATTGATTTGATTGGTCAaagcagttattttatattttaaaaaaatgatgtaatcaatcacattagtagaatgtataaagaatatgcaaaaataattatacataaaatttttaaattgatataaatGTTGTGCTCTACCTACTTGATAATAGAATAACTCACAAATTCTACCAAGTTTAAATTCTCTTGCTTCAATTTAAAGCTTTACCATTCAGTTCCAGCACTCATTTTCTGTATGCATAACCCATGTTCTGCTTTTGGCATTCCAATGCCTCATTTTGGCATAAAGTAAGAGCTTTATCGTTCAATTCCAACGCCTCGTTCTCTCTGTTGCAGTGCTTTCAACTTTGCAACTCAACTTTGTAAAACCCAAGTAAAAAAAGGTTCTAATTTATTGGTCTTACCGTATTAGAGAACTAAAAAGAGAAAAGCTGGAAGCCGGTCCGACTGTTATTCTTCAATAAACAGCCATCTAATAGCAGTCCTCCACGTAAGCattctattttacatattctGTATTTGCCTACACCCGATCAACGTCTCATATGGCCTTCCCGTGCCTTCATCACTTTCTTCGTCTTCCACTTCATCCCAAACCAAACTCAGATCTCGACCCCCCTAGCCGGCACGAACGGAGCTCGACCCCTAGAGAATTTTGTCTTCCACTTCATCCCAAACCAAACTCAGATCTCGACCCCCCTAGCCGGCACGAACGGAGCTCGACCCCTAGAGAATTTTTCACAGCCCTTTTGTTATCTCACTGTCGCTCTCTCTATCCTCACCGTCACGATTAATAATTTCGCTGGATACAAAACTTTCGCTATTATGTTTTGATTTCGTTGGTTGTGGGTATTAGCTAATATTAGATTTTAGCGGCACAGGCCAAGTAACTCCCATCAATTTGTGCTGCACTGCATGCTGCGAATCTAAGTGATGGAATCAAACTCGTAAGCTTGGAATGGTTGATGGTTCTTCCTATAGTTTTGTTTTGTGTTAGATGGACCTAATTGTTTTAATGCTGAGATCAGTAGTAAGCAATTTAATTGTTCAAAAAATGAAGAAACTCCCAAATAAGGTAAATTGCAAAGCAATTTTATCCATGCTGTAACAGATGCTGAAAATTGAAAGATAGTTCAACAACACACATTCCTCTAATTTTGTTATTGTGATTGGGGTGGCCCGTATAACAGATGTTCAAGTCCACTATCCACaacaaagattttaaaattttacttgCTTATGAGAATGAAAATCCTTTACCACCCGGTGTCGCTTCTCCCATATTTGCTTAGTATGATGTCTCGGGTTTGACTGATGCGAGTGAGAAATAAGATAGAAGGCGTAGCAGGCCAACGAGGAAGCCTGTGCAGGGAGGTTGGTGGAGAAGAAAGAAGGTGAAGGGATAGGCAAGACAGGGTCCAGATTGGTTTGTGTGTGGTGAATGCGTTTTGTTTGGAATGGATTGGTGGCGGCGATGTATTTTTCTCTGCCGTCTTTCACGGTGCTGTGATGTGGGATTGGCACAGGTTCGAGGGATTTCTGAACTTGGGGGAACTCTTCTCTTTTCATTTGTGGGTTTTAATCACGTGTGTGTTCgtgtattgtgtattttttcaactttctgaCGTGTTTTTATATTATTGGAGGGCTGTTTTTCTCCGATTAACAGGTGGGCTGTTTTAAAGCGTTTCACAACTAAAAAAAGCACACTTTAACTCGAAGTCTCGAATGATTAATAGCCATCGTTAAGACTATTCCGGATCagaatcaaaattttcaacgcAAATCTTTTTTTAGTAATGTTAAGTTAgtaacttttatatatttttttacgcattatattaatatgattatctgtattatttttttaatacataactaatcacatcaatgaaatacacaaaaaaatatgcaaaaataactttatataaaatttttgaatatttttatttcaattattgatctcatttaataataatattacatacaatcTTGGAATCAGCAAGTGCTatgcaatcatttttaaaaagagtgagatcaattattattttaatatgaatctcgtatttattcattttttaaagtaattacaCAGTACTTACACACTTAAGATTGtaagtataatttatttaaagagaaattctatttacagtTACTAATTGAGGATTATATGTGCaaactttttattaaatgagaaaaaatatcattttataagaaatatttttataattttaaaaataaaaattaccttAATCTGTATTGCAGCCTCTAAACAGTAACTGTACATAGCATGTAAACTTAAATTAAGCGTACTCACAATTCACAAAGAGGGATGCTAAACCACACAAAgacttcataaaaaaaaatattccaaatcGATAATCAACTTGCTTACCTTGAGAAAAAAGGTTATCtggaaaaagtaaaaactatatatttacTTCACAGAAACGGCAGCAAGTTGCGTGCATCTATAACTATTCTTTTATCTTATTGATGTCTGTACACAACCGCTTTTGCTGGTGGAAAGCGCTCGATATCTCTTCCAGCTTAGACAACTTTCTCAGGCTTTCAACAAATcccagaagaagaaaaaaaatgtcttcCCCAAGTAAGCGCCGAGAGATGGATTTGATGAAACTGTGAgttctttaatatatttaaacatgatttaagattttttgttttttgtttttttttgttttatattattattattattattttttatgaaatctttgtTTTGATTGGTGTGAACTAGGATGATGAGCGATTACAAGGTCGAGACCATCAATGATAGCATGCAAGAGTTCTATGTGGATTTTCATGGACCTAAAGACAGTAAATCTTCCATACCCATGTCgtatttttctctttaattttccCAGTGATCTTTATGTGTCtgcatatattttttcttatttctttttaatttgttctattaAAATGGTTGGTTCTGTATTTCATCTATCTTGACCACATGAAATCGCTGCTAGTTTTTTTCGTCTTTTTTCGGGATAGACATACAAATTTTAATTGTTGCTGACCACATATTAAGGTTATTTCTGATCAGGTGAACTCCATCATGCTTTTGGACCGaaaaattttatctatttatttatctatcgAGAAATATGGTCTGGTTCTGGGTTCTGAATTAAGTTTTTGATTTAGTCATTTTGAGCACGATATGTTTGTAGATTGATTTTCCTCAATGAAGATAATGTTCGTTGGTGCTTTTGCCTCTGAGTATGACAACTGAACAAaaggaggttttttttttcccccctatTTTATGGAATATGACAGGTCCTTATGATGGCGGTGTGTGGAGGATAAGGGTGGAGCTACCGGATGCATATCCTTATAAATCTCCATCGATTGGCTTTGTCAACAAAATCTACCACCCGAATGTTGATGAGATGTGAGTTAGCGGATGCCGAAGACTCAGTTATTTGGCTTGCTGAGTAGTGTTATGCTTTTGTGGGATAAGCAAACTCATATATAAGTCTGTTGTCGTTCTGAGTTTCAGGTCTGGCTCAGTTTGTTTAGATGTTATAAACCAGACCTGGAGCCCCATGTTTGGTAAGCAACGGCATTCTCTATCTTCTATACATAATTTATGCAAAGCtcctattttttcttcttttcgaCCATAGATTCTAAGTTCAGCAGGTGACGGttgtgtctttttctttttaaatccaTTCCAGATCTGGTTAACATCTTTGAAGTGTTTCTTCCCCAACTTCTCTTGTATCCCAATCCATCAGATCCATTGAATGGAGAAGCTGCCGCTTTAATGATGAAGGATCGCACTGCTTATGAACAAAGAGTGAAAGGTAGTAATCCTTCTCAAGCTTCGGTAACCTGAATACATAAAGTTGGTGTTAGTCATAATATTTTCATATCTCGTCTTCATAGTCGTGCATACAAATTTATTTGAAGGTCATGAATCTCGGGGATTAGGACATGTGATTGT
This window harbors:
- the LOC122289736 gene encoding AT-rich interactive domain-containing protein 2-like isoform X1; the protein is MRVKKTNRKNKSKFMAGCSILTNGSTLDCVENPWGYQSNDCCLATDNSVKDGVDDSHADDKVKLRCLFDPVLSVFLKEITSTAVIRPFPAMLGDGRSPDLFKLFWLVREGGGFDTVTKKGLWAFVAKESGLDHRVTPSVKLIYYKYLNALETWFKERCRDGRFGSRQYGCDGDFSLLSLELETEFRRLLSDGSGKNKKKDVGLPMESCKSGNYIDMDIGKSAFDFSDTIKAFRKQEDVGKGSSVDDKNIHDDDEKLFNDEGTAHVILDSVIANKEFIFRKRKRESVAGMLNWVIHIAKHPDDPSIGIMLESCKGNNHESKEFLVQAIRAREALLLRRHTNPKAERSPLESPSWFKVTSSPHVKKIKMHPSMYEDGSAPRHHSTERLRSSERLPTLVKCHAYSFCNSCSATQSKLSPCKIELDNGPKDEKPVIDATSTTNTTHGDDSLQKQVRVDSHLQAEVPEWTGVVPESDSKWLGTCVWPLEHEKHNATIEKDPIGRGRPELCGCRLPGSVECVRFHIAEKRMTLKLQLGSAFYHWRFHHMGEEISLRWTAVEEQRFKDMVRSNHWEDAFRRFRGKTRENLVSYYFNVFLVQRRSYQNRVTPNNIDSDDDESEFGSLSGGFGHEAVKVPRFSFLECSDNKQCTDFE
- the LOC122289737 gene encoding ubiquitin-conjugating enzyme E2 5-like — translated: MSVHNRFCWWKALDISSSLDNFLRLSTNPRRRKKMSSPSKRREMDLMKLMMSDYKVETINDSMQEFYVDFHGPKDSPYDGGVWRIRVELPDAYPYKSPSIGFVNKIYHPNVDEMSGSVCLDVINQTWSPMFDLVNIFEVFLPQLLLYPNPSDPLNGEAAALMMKDRTAYEQRVKEYCEKYAKPEDVGAAQEEKSSDEELSEDDYASSDDAIAGQADL
- the LOC122289736 gene encoding AT-rich interactive domain-containing protein 2-like isoform X2, encoding MRVKKTNRKNKSKFMAGCSILTNGSTLDCVENPWGYQSNDCCLATDNSVKDGVDDSHADDKVKLRCLFDPVLSVFLKEITSTAVIRPFPAMLGDGRSPDLFKLFWLVREGGGFDTVTKKGLWAFVAKESGLDHRVTPSVKLIYYKYLNALETWFKERCRDGRFGSRQYGCDGDFSLLSLELETEFRRLLSDGSGKNKKKDVGLPMESCKSGNYIDMDIGKSAFDFSDTIKAFRKQEDVGKGSSVDDKNIHDDDEKLFNDEGTAHVILDSVIANKEFIFRKRKRESVAGMLNWVIHIAKHPDDPSIGIMLESCKGNNHESKEFLVQAIRAREALLLRRHTNPKAERSPLEKKIKMHPSMYEDGSAPRHHSTERLRSSERLPTLVKCHAYSFCNSCSATQSKLSPCKIELDNGPKDEKPVIDATSTTNTTHGDDSLQKQVRVDSHLQAEVPEWTGVVPESDSKWLGTCVWPLEHEKHNATIEKDPIGRGRPELCGCRLPGSVECVRFHIAEKRMTLKLQLGSAFYHWRFHHMGEEISLRWTAVEEQRFKDMVRSNHWEDAFRRFRGKTRENLVSYYFNVFLVQRRSYQNRVTPNNIDSDDDESEFGSLSGGFGHEAVKVPRFSFLECSDNKQCTDFE